One part of the Methylobacterium mesophilicum SR1.6/6 genome encodes these proteins:
- a CDS encoding sugar transferase, with the protein MSSGAEQVAGHLVGQVSEAAEIVAGAVLPETPFVARGLRLDWATKRSLDVSVAATALFLLLPLLLLIALMVWAGDRKPPIYRHMRLGRDGRRFGCLKFRSMVTNGEAVLAAHLSANPRARTEWAETHKLTDDPRVTAIGQVLRKTSLDELPQLWNVLRGEMSLVGPRPIVPAEVARYGRAFATCFAVPPGVTGLWQVSGRSDTTYAERVALDLDYATRWSLRRDLVIMLRTIPAVLAQRGSK; encoded by the coding sequence ATGTCCAGTGGCGCTGAGCAGGTGGCCGGTCATCTGGTTGGCCAAGTGAGCGAGGCGGCGGAGATCGTGGCGGGCGCGGTTCTGCCGGAGACGCCGTTCGTGGCGCGGGGGCTGCGCCTGGACTGGGCGACCAAGCGCAGCCTCGACGTGAGTGTGGCGGCCACGGCCCTGTTCCTGCTGCTGCCGCTCCTTCTGCTGATCGCCCTGATGGTCTGGGCCGGCGACCGCAAGCCGCCGATCTACCGCCACATGCGCCTGGGCCGGGACGGGCGCCGCTTCGGCTGCCTGAAGTTCCGCTCGATGGTCACCAACGGCGAGGCGGTGCTGGCGGCCCATCTGTCTGCCAACCCGCGGGCGCGCACCGAGTGGGCGGAGACCCACAAGCTCACCGACGATCCGCGCGTGACCGCGATCGGCCAGGTGCTGCGCAAGACCTCGCTGGACGAGCTGCCCCAGCTCTGGAACGTGCTGCGCGGCGAGATGAGCCTGGTCGGCCCGCGGCCGATCGTTCCGGCGGAGGTGGCCCGCTACGGCCGGGCGTTCGCCACCTGCTTCGCCGTGCCGCCGGGCGTGACCGGGCTGTGGCAGGTCTCGGGCCGCTCCGACACGACCTACGCCGAGCGCGTCGCGCTGGATCTCGACTACGCCACCCGCTGGAGCCTGCGCCGCGACCTCGTCATCATGCTGCGCACCATCCCGGCCGTCCTCGCCCAACGCGGAAGTAAGTGA
- the mddA gene encoding methanethiol S-methyltransferase, which produces MPHAARMSYAVFCYAVFLLAFLYAVGFLGRAFVPKTVDDGPIGHSGLAVIVDVALLAIFALQHSVMARPRFKAWWTRIVPKPIERSTYVLLASLALLLLFWQWRPLPTIVWSISEPVASVVLAGLFWIGWLVVLASTFMISHLDLFGLKQAIQGWRSTVQGEATFTTPLLYRHVRHPIYLGFVVAFWATPTMTAGHLLFAAVATAYILVGIQLEERDLIALFGDRYLRYRREAGMLLPRFRSTR; this is translated from the coding sequence ATGCCGCACGCCGCACGCATGAGCTACGCCGTGTTCTGCTACGCGGTCTTCCTGCTCGCCTTCCTCTACGCAGTCGGCTTTCTCGGACGCGCCTTCGTTCCGAAGACCGTCGACGACGGGCCGATCGGCCATTCGGGACTCGCCGTCATCGTTGACGTCGCCCTGCTCGCCATCTTCGCGCTACAGCACAGCGTGATGGCTCGTCCGCGCTTCAAAGCCTGGTGGACCCGCATCGTCCCGAAACCGATCGAGCGCAGCACCTACGTCCTTCTCGCCAGCCTCGCCCTGCTCCTGCTGTTCTGGCAATGGCGTCCACTCCCGACGATCGTTTGGTCGATTTCGGAACCGGTCGCATCGGTCGTCCTCGCGGGCCTGTTTTGGATCGGCTGGCTGGTGGTCCTCGCCAGCACCTTCATGATCAGCCATCTCGACCTTTTCGGGCTCAAGCAGGCCATTCAGGGCTGGCGCTCGACCGTGCAGGGCGAGGCCACGTTCACGACACCTCTCCTGTACAGGCACGTTCGACACCCGATCTACCTCGGGTTCGTAGTGGCCTTCTGGGCGACGCCGACGATGACGGCCGGCCACCTGTTGTTCGCGGCAGTTGCGACGGCCTACATCCTCGTCGGCATCCAATTGGAAGAGCGCGACCTGATTGCTCTCTTCGGCGATCGCTACCTTCGCTATCGGCGCGAGGCGGGCATGCTCTTGCCGCGCTTTCGCAGCACTCGCTGA
- a CDS encoding ABC transporter substrate-binding protein, translating to MRRRAILTGPVSVLLGGVLTRAVQARAPTLPVIGYLGSETPERAASRLEAFREGLADAGFVEGRDVAIAFRWADGRYERLPALAKELAGSGIAVLVSPGGAPVVLAARAATETIPIVFEMGGDPVVLGVVEDLARPRGNLTGVSSLSVEVSNKRLEFMRELFPTTAALAVAVNPTSPTAGSQLAGLQASAASLGLQIHVLEASREDEFETLSTAPRRLGVPGLVFTSDPFFAYRSAQLAMLASRHGLPAITQSRDFPNAGGLLSYGGDFTQTHRQAGIYAGRLLRGEKLRDLPVQLVTKVELFANVGAATRLGVTLPPSILSSADVVIE from the coding sequence ATGAGGCGACGGGCAATTCTCACTGGGCCGGTGAGCGTCCTGCTCGGCGGCGTCTTGACCCGTGCGGTGCAAGCGCGAGCGCCGACGCTTCCGGTGATCGGGTATCTCGGATCCGAGACGCCCGAGCGCGCGGCCAGCCGGCTCGAGGCCTTTCGCGAGGGGCTCGCCGATGCTGGGTTCGTCGAGGGACGCGACGTCGCGATTGCCTTTCGCTGGGCAGACGGGCGCTACGAGCGGCTGCCCGCGCTCGCGAAGGAGCTGGCCGGTAGCGGAATCGCGGTCCTGGTCTCGCCCGGTGGCGCGCCCGTAGTGCTTGCGGCGCGGGCGGCGACGGAGACGATCCCGATCGTCTTCGAGATGGGTGGCGATCCGGTCGTCCTCGGCGTGGTGGAGGATCTCGCTCGGCCTCGTGGCAATCTTACGGGCGTGTCGAGCCTGAGCGTCGAGGTCTCGAACAAGCGGCTCGAGTTCATGCGGGAGCTGTTTCCGACGACCGCCGCCCTCGCCGTCGCGGTCAATCCGACCAGCCCCACGGCGGGCTCGCAGTTGGCCGGGCTCCAGGCGTCGGCGGCCAGCCTCGGTCTGCAAATCCACGTGCTCGAAGCCAGCCGCGAGGACGAGTTCGAGACGCTTTCCACGGCGCCGCGCCGGCTCGGGGTGCCCGGTCTCGTCTTCACCTCCGACCCCTTCTTTGCCTATCGCAGCGCGCAGCTGGCGATGCTCGCCAGCCGCCACGGCCTTCCGGCGATCACCCAATCCCGCGATTTTCCCAATGCCGGCGGGCTGCTGAGCTATGGCGGCGACTTCACGCAGACGCATCGCCAAGCCGGCATCTATGCCGGTCGCCTGCTCCGGGGCGAGAAGCTCCGCGACCTGCCGGTGCAACTCGTCACGAAGGTCGAACTGTTCGCCAACGTCGGGGCAGCCACACGCCTTGGCGTGACGCTGCCACCCTCGATCTTGAGCAGCGCGGACGTGGTGATCGAGTAG
- a CDS encoding adenylate/guanylate cyclase domain-containing protein, giving the protein MAGFPILPRGSLFRQYFFVLFAAVVVPLLAAGGSQAWFGYKDQRAHLNDLLGAEARTAAARIAIFLEGIGNQLAWMVHLPWTEGADERRRIDALRLLRHAPAVTSLRLIDGVSKERLSVSRIGLNRVESGDDASADPAVLGARTGQAWFGPVTYYRNSEPYMTVAVAGNRAAAGVAVAEINLKLILDVIAGIRIGETGQAFVLDRPGRLIAHPDISLVLRGAADRTVENLRALRTAIIAQDGRAVAGPDPAGHTVVAAMAPVQGPDWSVVVHQPAAEAFGPIRAAFWRLLGLLLAGTGFAAALAYWLAGRMTGPIRLLEDGAARIGAGQFDHRIDIARTDELGRLATRFNQMTREVAISRERSERIDRLKRFLAPQVAELVDRAGDDSVLNGQRVEVVVVFGDLRGFTPFSARSEPSVIMDVLSEYYAAVGAIVDRHGATLMSFAGDGVMILVNAPVACPEPALRAARMVIEMQATVQGMAASWRARGHALGFGVGLAMGLATVGRIGSDSRMDYTAIGTVTNLSSRLCASAEDGQILVDRTAAEAIGSGVPLVSLGTRRLKGFDDPVAVFAVAIGRGTDARPTPDAAA; this is encoded by the coding sequence ATGGCAGGCTTCCCGATATTGCCGCGGGGTTCGCTGTTCCGACAATACTTCTTTGTTCTGTTCGCGGCCGTGGTCGTTCCGCTGCTCGCCGCTGGCGGCAGTCAGGCATGGTTCGGGTATAAGGACCAGAGGGCCCACCTGAACGATCTCCTCGGTGCCGAGGCCCGGACTGCGGCCGCGCGCATCGCGATTTTCCTTGAAGGGATCGGAAACCAGCTCGCTTGGATGGTCCACTTGCCCTGGACTGAGGGAGCCGACGAGCGACGGCGCATCGACGCGCTGCGCCTTCTGCGCCACGCCCCCGCCGTAACGAGCCTCAGGCTGATCGACGGCGTCTCTAAGGAACGGCTCTCCGTATCGCGAATCGGCCTCAACCGAGTCGAGAGCGGCGATGACGCATCGGCGGATCCAGCGGTTCTGGGGGCTCGGACCGGGCAGGCTTGGTTTGGACCCGTCACTTATTACCGCAATTCCGAACCGTACATGACCGTAGCCGTGGCGGGAAACCGCGCCGCGGCCGGCGTCGCGGTCGCCGAGATCAATCTGAAGCTGATCCTGGACGTTATCGCGGGAATTCGGATCGGAGAGACCGGACAGGCCTTCGTGCTCGACCGGCCGGGCCGGCTCATCGCGCATCCCGACATCAGTCTGGTCCTACGCGGCGCCGCGGACCGGACGGTCGAGAACCTCCGGGCGCTGCGGACTGCGATCATCGCGCAGGATGGGCGCGCGGTCGCCGGTCCGGACCCGGCGGGGCACACGGTGGTCGCCGCCATGGCGCCGGTCCAGGGGCCGGACTGGAGCGTGGTCGTCCACCAGCCGGCCGCCGAGGCATTCGGTCCGATCCGAGCTGCCTTCTGGCGCCTGCTCGGCCTGCTGCTCGCCGGCACTGGCTTCGCCGCCGCGCTCGCCTACTGGCTCGCCGGCCGAATGACCGGGCCGATCCGCCTGCTGGAGGACGGCGCGGCCCGGATCGGGGCCGGCCAGTTCGATCACCGCATCGACATCGCGAGGACCGACGAGCTCGGGCGGCTCGCGACTCGCTTCAACCAGATGACACGCGAGGTCGCGATCTCGCGGGAGCGCTCGGAGCGTATCGACCGGCTTAAACGCTTCCTCGCGCCGCAAGTCGCCGAGCTCGTGGACCGGGCCGGCGATGACAGTGTTCTCAATGGACAGCGCGTCGAGGTCGTCGTCGTCTTCGGCGACCTCCGGGGCTTCACCCCGTTCTCGGCCCGATCTGAGCCGAGTGTGATCATGGACGTCCTCAGCGAATACTACGCGGCGGTCGGCGCGATCGTGGACCGGCACGGTGCGACGCTCATGAGTTTCGCGGGCGACGGCGTCATGATCCTGGTGAATGCGCCGGTGGCCTGCCCCGAGCCGGCGTTGCGAGCTGCCCGCATGGTGATCGAGATGCAGGCGACGGTGCAGGGCATGGCCGCGTCCTGGCGAGCGCGCGGCCATGCGCTCGGCTTCGGGGTCGGCCTCGCGATGGGATTGGCCACGGTCGGGCGCATCGGGTCCGACAGCCGGATGGACTACACGGCCATCGGCACGGTGACGAACCTCTCATCGCGCCTGTGCGCGTCGGCTGAGGACGGCCAGATCCTCGTCGACCGCACGGCGGCCGAGGCGATCGGGAGCGGTGTTCCCCTGGTATCGCTCGGGACGCGGCGCCTGAAGGGCTTCGACGATCCGGTCGCGGTATTCGCCGTGGCGATTGGCCGAGGGACCGACGCCCGGCCAACGCCGGACGCAGCGGCGTGA
- a CDS encoding LysR family transcriptional regulator gives MQELLDQVSLDELTAFVAVAEAGSFAKAAEALGRDASVLSRRVSQVEQRLGVRLLSRTTRRVALTEVGATYCRRVQALLEELASASREASDHAASPQGLVRVSLPLTFGRQWVSPLLPGFLARHPLIRLDLRFTDRFVDLVAEGIDVSIRVAAGKPRDSSLTTRKIATYRNLLVASPGYLAERGSPATPADLAGHACLGFTGYAAWPDWPLTKGGRRHTVRPDCTLVADHSEVLLAAAVEGAGITFTADWLAGPALRDGSLIEVLPGWGGREDGGVYAVMPPGRLVPAKTRLFVDEVASAIKAGWVR, from the coding sequence ATGCAGGAATTACTGGACCAAGTCAGCCTGGACGAGCTTACCGCCTTCGTGGCGGTCGCCGAGGCGGGCAGCTTCGCCAAAGCCGCGGAGGCGCTCGGCCGTGACGCCTCAGTGCTGTCGCGGCGCGTGAGCCAAGTCGAGCAGCGCCTCGGGGTTCGGTTGCTTTCACGCACGACGCGGCGCGTGGCGCTCACGGAGGTCGGCGCGACTTACTGCCGGCGCGTCCAGGCGCTGCTTGAGGAACTGGCGAGCGCGAGCAGGGAGGCCAGCGACCATGCCGCCAGCCCGCAGGGGCTCGTACGGGTCTCCCTGCCGCTGACCTTCGGGCGGCAGTGGGTCTCGCCGCTGCTGCCCGGCTTCCTCGCACGGCACCCGCTGATCCGGCTGGACCTTCGCTTCACCGACCGCTTCGTCGACCTCGTCGCCGAAGGCATCGACGTCTCGATCCGGGTCGCGGCGGGCAAGCCGCGCGACAGCAGCCTGACAACCCGCAAGATCGCGACTTACCGGAACCTGCTGGTGGCCTCGCCGGGCTACTTGGCCGAGCGAGGTTCCCCGGCGACGCCCGCCGACCTCGCCGGCCATGCCTGCTTGGGTTTCACCGGCTACGCCGCCTGGCCCGACTGGCCGCTGACGAAGGGTGGTCGGCGGCACACGGTGCGTCCGGATTGCACCCTGGTGGCGGACCACTCGGAGGTGCTGCTCGCAGCGGCGGTTGAGGGGGCCGGCATCACCTTCACGGCCGACTGGCTGGCGGGGCCGGCCCTGCGGGATGGCAGTCTAATCGAGGTGCTGCCGGGCTGGGGCGGGCGCGAGGACGGCGGCGTCTACGCGGTGATGCCACCCGGACGCTTGGTGCCCGCGAAGACGCGCCTATTCGTCGATGAAGTCGCCTCAGCCATCAAGGCGGGGTGGGTGCGCTGA
- a CDS encoding SDR family NAD(P)-dependent oxidoreductase: MSTFLSIGSGPGMGLATAERFAREGFQVVLSARNEGKVRDLAEQLKAKGHKVEVRTVDAGDPASVAKLIEGVERDFGGIDVLHFNAASMRNQTLADQPRDSFNTDLAVNIGGAAVAAQAAAPKMLQLGSGSVLFTGGGFGLQPHPQYLSLSIGKAGIRALAQGIFEPFKEKGVHVATVTVAGFVTTAADANAVAEHFWQLHSQPKGSWEVEAMYTPKG; this comes from the coding sequence ATGAGCACCTTCCTCAGCATCGGCTCCGGCCCGGGCATGGGCCTCGCGACCGCGGAGCGCTTCGCCCGCGAGGGCTTCCAAGTCGTCCTGAGCGCCCGCAACGAGGGCAAGGTCAGGGACCTCGCCGAGCAGCTCAAGGCCAAGGGTCACAAGGTCGAGGTCCGCACCGTCGATGCGGGCGATCCGGCCAGCGTCGCGAAGCTCATCGAGGGCGTCGAGCGCGACTTCGGCGGCATTGACGTGCTGCACTTCAACGCCGCCTCGATGCGAAACCAGACCCTGGCCGACCAGCCGCGCGACAGCTTCAACACCGACCTCGCCGTCAACATCGGCGGTGCTGCCGTCGCCGCCCAGGCCGCAGCCCCGAAGATGCTCCAGCTCGGATCGGGCTCCGTCCTGTTCACGGGCGGCGGCTTCGGGCTGCAGCCGCACCCTCAGTACCTCTCGCTCAGCATCGGCAAGGCGGGCATCCGCGCTCTGGCGCAGGGCATCTTCGAGCCGTTCAAGGAGAAGGGCGTGCACGTCGCCACCGTGACGGTCGCGGGCTTCGTCACCACCGCCGCGGACGCCAACGCGGTGGCCGAGCACTTCTGGCAGCTCCACAGCCAGCCGAAGGGCTCCTGGGAGGTCGAGGCTATGTACACCCCGAAGGGCTGA
- a CDS encoding SDR family oxidoreductase: MTTQTLKGQRFLVVGGSSGIGLAIAAAALAAGAEVTVASRSKEKLDVAIGTLGTGASAAVLDTGDATGIERFFADQAPWDHIAVSAAETARGPVRQLDLDAAKAAMESKFWGAYRIARSMRIREGGTLTFISGFMSERPQAAAPLQGAINAALESLARGLALELAPARVNTVSPGLIETPLWSRMPEKDRAAMYAGAAERLPARRVGQSEDIANAVMFLATTPFATGSNVRVDGGGTIA, translated from the coding sequence ATGACGACGCAGACGCTGAAAGGCCAACGCTTCCTTGTCGTCGGCGGAAGTTCCGGGATCGGTCTGGCTATCGCGGCGGCGGCCCTCGCGGCCGGCGCCGAGGTCACGGTCGCCTCCCGCTCCAAGGAGAAACTCGACGTCGCCATCGGCACGCTTGGGACCGGCGCCAGCGCCGCCGTGCTGGACACCGGCGACGCCACGGGCATCGAGCGCTTCTTCGCCGATCAGGCTCCCTGGGACCACATCGCGGTCTCGGCGGCCGAGACGGCGCGGGGTCCCGTCCGACAGTTGGACCTCGATGCCGCGAAGGCGGCCATGGAGAGCAAGTTCTGGGGAGCCTACCGGATCGCCCGGTCCATGCGGATCAGGGAGGGTGGCACCCTGACCTTCATCTCGGGCTTCATGAGCGAGCGGCCCCAAGCCGCCGCCCCGCTCCAGGGCGCGATCAACGCGGCGCTGGAAAGCCTGGCCCGCGGGCTGGCGCTCGAACTCGCGCCCGCCCGGGTGAACACCGTCTCGCCGGGCCTGATCGAGACGCCGCTCTGGTCACGAATGCCGGAGAAGGACCGGGCGGCCATGTATGCCGGGGCGGCCGAGAGGCTGCCGGCGCGGCGCGTGGGCCAGTCCGAGGACATCGCCAACGCGGTGATGTTCCTCGCCACCACACCCTTCGCGACGGGGTCGAACGTCCGCGTCGACGGCGGCGGCACCATCGCGTGA
- a CDS encoding FAD-dependent oxidoreductase, which yields METIGHDLREMQRIPLAASHVAALRAIGAEKHYPAGAFLVRAGDPADRFVYVEAGEIEVVNPFTDERHLPSTLGPTQFMGEISFLNGGVWSMPMRASSDTVVTEVPRPEMLRLMSEIPEMSDIIITVLAARRRRQLDSHDGTLVLIGEDDDRSVRRIAEFASRNRLPYRTYPLGSSEAASVATACSIANNRPAVIFGRDVVVTEPTPAKIARLLGLDYNLVDDEAFDVLIVGGGPAGVAAGVYAGAEGLRALVIEDVAIGGQAGTSSRIENYMGFPTGISGADLVWRGEIQAMKFGTRFAMPRRVAKLERLEDGSFCATFDNGRRVRGQAVVVATGVQYRRLPIDRLEAFEGAGIYYAATEIEARYCRNAETIVIGGGNSAGQAAMYLSRSARHVRLLVRGQSLATSMSSYLSSRLEADPAITIEHGAEVTDLHGDDHLDAVTIRTVADGSTRRISTCAVFVMVGAAPNTGWLSGLVELDGHGFVLTGDAIGARSPYATSHPGIFAVGDVRASSVKRVAASVGEGSVVISKVWEHIRT from the coding sequence TTGGAAACGATCGGCCATGACCTGCGCGAGATGCAGCGCATCCCCCTCGCCGCATCGCATGTCGCCGCCTTGCGGGCGATCGGGGCCGAGAAGCATTACCCCGCGGGCGCCTTTCTCGTCCGTGCCGGTGATCCAGCCGATCGCTTCGTGTATGTCGAGGCCGGCGAGATCGAAGTCGTGAATCCCTTCACGGACGAGCGCCATCTCCCATCCACCCTCGGTCCCACCCAGTTCATGGGCGAGATCTCGTTCCTGAACGGCGGCGTCTGGTCGATGCCCATGCGGGCCAGCTCAGATACGGTCGTGACCGAGGTGCCGCGCCCCGAGATGCTGCGACTGATGTCCGAGATTCCGGAGATGTCGGACATCATCATCACAGTCCTCGCCGCACGGCGGCGACGGCAGCTCGACTCGCACGACGGCACGCTCGTGCTCATCGGCGAGGACGATGACCGGAGCGTGCGGCGGATCGCCGAGTTCGCGAGCCGCAACCGGCTTCCCTACAGGACCTATCCGCTGGGCAGCTCGGAGGCGGCGAGCGTCGCCACGGCTTGCTCGATCGCGAATAATCGACCGGCGGTCATCTTCGGCCGGGACGTGGTCGTGACCGAGCCGACGCCCGCCAAGATCGCGCGGCTGCTCGGCCTCGACTACAACCTCGTCGACGACGAGGCCTTCGACGTCCTCATCGTGGGCGGCGGTCCGGCCGGCGTGGCGGCGGGCGTCTATGCGGGTGCGGAGGGTCTGCGCGCGTTGGTCATCGAGGATGTAGCGATCGGCGGTCAGGCCGGCACATCGAGCCGGATCGAGAACTACATGGGCTTCCCGACCGGGATCTCGGGCGCCGACCTCGTCTGGCGCGGCGAAATCCAGGCGATGAAGTTCGGCACACGTTTCGCGATGCCGCGACGCGTGGCGAAGTTGGAACGGCTTGAGGACGGATCGTTTTGTGCGACGTTCGACAATGGCCGGCGCGTCCGGGGACAGGCCGTCGTCGTCGCGACCGGCGTCCAGTATCGAAGATTGCCGATCGACCGTCTCGAAGCGTTCGAGGGCGCCGGCATCTATTATGCTGCGACGGAGATCGAGGCCCGCTACTGCCGGAATGCCGAGACGATCGTGATCGGCGGCGGCAACTCGGCGGGCCAGGCCGCGATGTATCTCAGCCGCTCAGCGCGACACGTTCGTCTCTTGGTGCGCGGGCAATCGCTCGCCACCTCCATGTCGAGCTACCTGTCGAGCCGGCTGGAGGCAGACCCGGCGATCACCATTGAGCACGGGGCCGAGGTCACCGACCTGCACGGTGACGACCATCTCGACGCGGTGACGATCCGCACCGTCGCCGACGGATCGACGCGCAGGATTTCGACCTGTGCCGTGTTCGTCATGGTGGGCGCCGCCCCCAATACCGGCTGGCTATCGGGGCTCGTAGAACTCGATGGCCACGGCTTTGTCCTGACCGGAGACGCGATCGGCGCGCGTTCGCCCTATGCGACGTCGCATCCGGGAATCTTCGCGGTCGGCGACGTCCGCGCCAGCTCCGTCAAGCGGGTCGCAGCCTCGGTCGGCGAGGGATCGGTCGTCATCTCCAAGGTGTGGGAGCACATTCGGACGTAG
- a CDS encoding MFS transporter yields MAEVVTTDSSLAWRRLTVAMALGTVGGVGMWSVVVVLPAVQAEFGIDRAAATMPYTLTMLGFAVGGLLMGRLADRIGIVPPLILGTLCLALGYGLSALATSLWQFALAHGVLVGALGSSVAFGPLMADVSRWFRRRRGLAVALCASGNYLAGTLWPPVVEHGVHAYGWRATQAGIGLFCLAAMLPLALLMRGRAPPAPSTRAAGRQAGLALSPSAIQGLLVVAGIACCVAMAMPQVHIVAYCSDLGYGVAQGAQMLSLMLGFGIVSRIASGFVADRIGGLATLLAGALLQAAALALYLAFDDLTSLYVISALFGLFQGGIVPAYAIIVREYLPAEEAGARIGAVLMATLAGMALGGWLTGVIFDATGSYHAAFLNGLAWNAVNVAIVLWLLHCRRPRTALAAI; encoded by the coding sequence ATGGCTGAGGTTGTGACAACTGACTCAAGCCTCGCTTGGCGTCGTCTCACCGTGGCAATGGCGCTTGGCACGGTCGGCGGTGTTGGCATGTGGTCGGTCGTCGTCGTGCTCCCGGCGGTCCAGGCCGAGTTCGGGATCGATCGGGCGGCGGCCACGATGCCCTATACTCTGACCATGCTCGGCTTCGCGGTCGGCGGTCTCCTGATGGGGCGCCTCGCGGACCGCATCGGGATCGTGCCGCCTCTGATCCTCGGCACCCTCTGCCTCGCCCTGGGCTATGGGCTCAGCGCGCTCGCGACGAGCCTCTGGCAATTCGCCCTCGCGCACGGCGTGCTCGTCGGAGCGCTCGGCAGTTCGGTCGCGTTCGGTCCGCTGATGGCCGACGTGTCGCGCTGGTTCCGGCGTCGACGTGGGCTTGCCGTAGCGCTGTGCGCGTCCGGCAATTACCTCGCGGGCACACTCTGGCCACCGGTGGTGGAGCACGGAGTCCACGCTTATGGCTGGCGCGCGACGCAAGCCGGCATCGGCCTGTTCTGCCTCGCAGCAATGCTGCCACTCGCGCTGCTGATGCGCGGCCGGGCACCACCGGCACCATCGACGCGCGCAGCCGGTCGTCAAGCCGGGCTAGCGCTGTCGCCCTCGGCAATCCAGGGCCTCCTCGTCGTGGCCGGCATCGCGTGCTGCGTGGCGATGGCAATGCCGCAGGTCCACATCGTGGCTTACTGCAGCGACCTTGGATACGGTGTCGCCCAGGGTGCGCAAATGCTGTCGCTGATGCTCGGCTTCGGCATCGTCAGCCGGATCGCCTCGGGCTTCGTCGCCGACCGGATCGGCGGTCTCGCGACCTTGCTGGCCGGTGCGCTGCTGCAGGCGGCGGCACTCGCGCTCTATCTTGCTTTCGACGACCTGACTTCGCTCTACGTGATCTCGGCACTGTTCGGCCTGTTCCAGGGCGGCATCGTGCCAGCCTACGCGATCATCGTGCGGGAGTACCTACCGGCCGAAGAAGCCGGGGCACGGATCGGTGCGGTGCTGATGGCGACGCTGGCCGGCATGGCGCTCGGCGGCTGGCTCACCGGCGTGATCTTCGATGCCACCGGGTCCTACCATGCGGCGTTCCTTAACGGGCTGGCCTGGAACGCCGTCAACGTGGCGATCGTCCTGTGGCTGCTCCACTGCCGTCGACCGCGCACGGCGCTCGCCGCGATCTGA
- a CDS encoding group III truncated hemoglobin, which yields MRGDALLGPVFAGAIPDHSWAQHMATIQAFWSSILFKTGRYKGNPFGKHLALEQLQPPHFARWLGLFEETARAHFPSEVAAILIDRAHRIGDSLKSGLFFQPGVSRAADGATRV from the coding sequence GGTCTTCGCGGGAGCAATCCCCGACCACAGTTGGGCTCAGCATATGGCGACTATTCAGGCATTTTGGTCCTCGATCTTGTTCAAGACAGGCCGCTACAAGGGCAATCCGTTCGGCAAGCATCTCGCGCTCGAACAGCTCCAACCGCCCCACTTCGCCCGCTGGCTCGGCCTGTTCGAGGAAACGGCTCGCGCCCACTTCCCAAGTGAGGTCGCAGCCATCCTGATTGATCGTGCTCACCGCATCGGGGATAGCCTGAAGTCCGGCTTGTTCTTCCAGCCAGGCGTGTCGCGCGCGGCTGATGGCGCGACCCGGGTTTAA